A window of Nodosilinea sp. PGN35 genomic DNA:
CCTTGGGCTTTCCGGCAGTGGTAGAAGCCGCTGACGCGATGGTAAAAGCGGCTCGGGTTACCCTGGTGGGCTACGAGAAAATCGGCAGTGGCCGCGTCACCGTGATTGTGCGCGGCGACGTGTCTGAGGTGCAGGCCTCGGTGGCGGCTGGGGTGGAAAACGTGAAGCGGGTGAACGGCGGCCAGGTGCTATCGACCCACATCATTGCTCGCCCCCACGAAAACCTTGAGTTTGTGCTGCCCATTCGCTACACCGAAGCGGTAGAGCAGTTCAGAGAGAGCGTCAGCGGCATCCGCCCCTACGGCAGATAGGTCGCTATGCTCTTGGCCAAGGTTCGTGGCACGGTAGTTAGCACCTGCAAAGAGCCCAGCTTAAGCGGCGCTAAGTTTTTACTGGTGCAGCTGATCAGCGAAACCGGCGATCTGCTGCCCGACTACACCGTAGCTGCCGATGTGGTGGGGGCTGGCCCCGGCGAATGGGTGCTGATTACCCAGGGCAGCGGGGCGCGTCAGCACCACGGCTATGAGAATCGTCCTGTGGATGCGGCAGTGATTGCCATTGTCGATACCGTCAGTCTCGACAGCGGCAATCTCTACAACAAGCGAGATGATGTTAGCTAGCTGTGTCTCAGGCTCGGGTTGGCCCGCTAAGTCAACCTCCGCTGGGCCTATGCCAGCAGAGACTACAGGCTCCCCGCAGCTGGCCCGTTTCTAGAGGCTCGCCTTTGGCCTAATCTGTTTCAGGCGCTGGGCAGCTCGGGGGTTAGTTGATCGGGGATTTTCTTGGGAGGATGTACGGCAATGGCGATCCGCACACCAGCGGCATCTCCTTCCCAGGCTTGGGGTTCACAGTCGGTATCTGCGCCATCGTCGGCTCGGGTACATGCCCTGGCCCAGGTACAGGGGCAGGTTTTAGTAGAGCCGGGGGCAGTTTTAGCCGCTGGAGCTGTGGCCCAGGCCGATGCCGGTGCCACCGTGCGCCTCGGTGCTGCCAGCACTCTGCAAGAGGGGGCAACGGTCTATGGTCGCGCCCAGGGGCGAGTGCTGGGGGACGACCGCATTTCCTATGCGGTCTGGGTGGGCGATCGCGCCATTCTCACCCACAAAGTACTCGTACAGAGCCCGGTCTACATTGGTGCCGACTGCTTTATTGGCTTTCGCTCAACTCTGTTTAATGCTCGCCTTGGAGCCGGCTGCGTCGTAATGATGCACGCTCTGGTGCAGGATGTGGATGTGCCGCCGGGCAAGCTGATTCCCTCGGGCTCAGTGATTACCCAGCAGCACCAGGCCGACGCCCTGCGCGACGTGAGCCCTACCGATATTGCCCTCGTCAGAGAACTGGCCGATCTGCCCGGCTATGGCCCTCCCCTGGGTCGGTCGGCTAGCTCAGCCGCTTTAGATACCCCAGCACAATCAAACGAACGCGATGGATTAGGCACTATGACTTCTCAACTGCTATCTCCCGACGTTGTCCAGCGGGCTCGTCAATACCTGGCCCAGGGCTTGACCATAGGCACCGAGCACGCCGACTCTCGCCGCTACCGCAGCGGCGTTTGGCAGACCTGTAATCCGATTCAGTCCCGTCGGGAGTCAGAGGTACTAGCGGCCCTAGAAGCCTGTCTATCGGAACACTCGGGCGAGTACGTGCGGATGTTTGGCATCGACCCCAGGGCCAAACAGCGGGTCGCGCCCATCACCATTCAGCGAGCAGACGGCAAGCCCATGGCGGTCGGCGGTGGCGGAACGGCGGCGTCCCAGGCCAGTTATTCCAGTACGTCGCACAACGGTGGCTATCGCCCGGCCCCGGCCCCGGCCTCAGCCAGCGGCCCACTGTCGCCCGAGGTAGTGCAGCAGGTGCGCCAGTACCTCAACCAGGGCTACCGCATTGGTACTGAGCACGCCGATGCCCGCCGCTACAGCAGCAACGTGTGGCAAACCTGCTCGCCCATTCAGTCCTCCCGTGAGGGGGAGGTGTTTGGGGCCCTAGAGCGCTGTTTAGCCGAGCACTCGGGCGAGTACGTGCGGCTGTTTGGCATCGACCCCAGGGCCAAACGGCGGATTGCCCCCATCACCATTCAGCGGCCCGGTGGCCCGGTGGGCGGGGGCAGTTCGCGATCGGGTGGGTCTTCGGCCACCTCCTATGCTGCTGCTAGCGCCAGCGGCGGTTCAGCTCAGGCCAGCGGCGATGTTGCTCAGCAGGTGCGCCAGTGGCTCAGCCAGGGCTACCACGTGGGGGCCGAGCACGCCGATGCCCGTCGCTACAACAGCAATGTGTGGCAGTCTTGCAAGACCATTACCAGCAACCGCGAGGGCGATGTCCTGGGTGCCATCAACACCTGTATGGCCGAGCATCCCAACGAGTATGTGCGGGTGTTTGGTATCGATCCTAGAGCCAAGCGGCGGGTGGCGGCCGTCACCGTTCAGCGGCCGGGCTCTAAGGCAGCCCCAGCGGCTCCGACGGCCTCCTATTCGGCGTCTGGATCTACCCAGGCAGCCAGCAATGGGGCTGCTCCCATGGGGGGCCTGCCGCAGGAGGTGGTGCAGCAGGTGCAGCAGCTCTTTAATCAGGGCTATCGCCTCAGCCTTGAGCACGCCGACGCACGCCGCTACCGCAGTGGAGCCTGGCAAAATGCGGGCAGGCTGGAGGGGAGCCGAGCGTCGGACATTCTCAACGCCCTGGAGTCCCAGCTGCGCAACCACTCTGGCCAGTATGTCCGCCTGATTGGCATTGATCCAAAGGTGAAGAAACGGGTGCATGAAGCCACCATTCAGCGCCCTTAGAAACCTCTAGCCCCCGATCTTTGACCGTGGCAGTATCCGCCCAGGCGATCAATCAGCCTACTAATGGCTATATCCAGGGAGATGTGGATGTAGCGCCTGGAGTGGCGATCGCCCCTGGGGTACTGCTGGGGGCAGCTCCCGGCTGTCGTCTGGTAATTGCAGCGGGCGTCTGCCTCGGGGCCGATGCCGTGGTACAGGCTCGCAACGGCGACCTGGTAATTGAGCCGGGGGCGAGTTTGGGCAGTGGGGTGCTGGTGGTGGGCCATGGCTCCATCGGTCAACACACCTGCATTGGGGCCAACAGCACCGTCATTAACCCTAGCCTGGGAGCTGCTCAGGCGATCGCACCGGGATCCCTGCTGGGCGCTCCCGCCCAGACTTCCCCTGGCCAGGAGGCGTCCTCTAGCGAACCCAGCGCTGGCGGTCGCTTCGTCGTCGCTACCGATCCTTGGGGCGCTGTTGGCAACCCCGACAACGGCTCGACCAGCGGCACGCCACAGACGGCAGCTCAGACCGGAGCTAGCCAGAATGGGGGTGGGCAAAACGGTAGCGCTCAAAACGGCTCCTCTGTCTACGGCAAAACCCAGGTCAATCGTCTGCTGGCCACGCTATTTCCCCAGCGCCAGGCTCTCAATGGCGCTAGCTCAGAGGACAGGCCCTAGAATGGAGAGGCAGACATCCCTGTGCAGAGGCACCCTATGCAACCCGACGGCAAACTAGCCTCGCCCCTCGACCTCAAACCCGGTGCGCCCAAGCGATTGACCCTGGCAACCCCGGCCCCTGGGCAAAAGGAGGCCCAGCGGCGCGACAGGTATCGCGGCGCGGCCCTGGGTATGGTGTCAACGGAGAGCTTTCCAGCGGTGGTGGGTACCGCCGATGCCATGCTGAAGGCCGCCGATGTGCTGCTGGTGGGCTACGAAAAAACCGGTGGTGGGCACTGCACCGCGATCGTGCGGGGGGGCATTGCCGACGTGCGCATGGCGGTGGAAGCGGGGGTGCAAACCGCCCAGGAGTTTGGCCAATTTGTCTCCTCCAGCCTAATTCCTCGTCCGTTGCCCAACCTGGAGGCAGTACTGCCCATCTGCGCCCGCTGGGATGAACTGCGCCGCGAGGGCGGCGGCAAACTGGGCAGCCAGGCGATTGGGCTGCTGGAGACGCGCGGTTTTCCGGCCATGGTGGGGGCCGCCGACGCCATGACCAAGAGTGCCGATGTGCAGCTGATGTCCCACGAGGCGATTGGCGAAGGCCTCTGCACGATTTTGATTCGGGGGTCGCTGCCCAATGTGGCGATCGCGATCGAAGCCGGTATGCACGAGGCCGAGCGCATCGGCGAACTCAACGCCGTTATGGTCATCCCCCGCCCCCTCGACGACCTAGTCGAGTCGCTGCCGGTGATGCAAATGGAGCAAGAGCAGCCCGAGCCCCTGCGGATTCCCCTCAACCTGGAGGTTAAGCAGGAGGAAACCGCCGCCGAGCCGGTGCTGATCGAAGCGGTGGAGGAAGCCCCTCAACCCATCGCCCTAGAGCTGACCGTAGACGAGACCGATCTGGCCGACGAAGAGCTTTAGCCTGAATTGTTCACATCCCACTGTCGAGTTGACAAACCGTTCATCTGGCAAGGAACTCATATCCAAATTCGCCTTGGGCAACCTCGATTCAAACCAGAGATCCAGTAGGGCAGTGCAATGCCTTACAAACCGAGAGTATACAGCTAGGAGCCGGTATCAGAGGTTTTCCGCCGCCACAATCTGAACAGTAGACAGCCAAACAGGGGGCAGCCGAGACGGCTTCCCACAGGATTTTTCCCACAGGTCTTTGAGGCCCAGGGGGCAGTTTCTTGTAGCCTGGGCCTCTGTCCCGTTTGACCCCGGTTATGAATGCATCAGGTTAAGCCCCCGCCTGCCAGAGGGCACCCTAGCCATCCTCGTCATCGTCCTCGTCGGGCTCGGCGTCAAACTCACCGCCAGACTCCTGGGGAGTCAGCCAGTGGGTCTCCAGCCGGCAGATCAGCCGGGCGTTGCTATAGACCCAGCCCAGGGGCAGAATGGTGTGGCCCACGTAGCGCTGGGCCACCGAGGGGCGATCGACCACCAGGGCGCAGTCTACGGTGCCCGTACTCATCAGATCGAGGGGAAGCAGGAGCTGGAGACAGTTTTTGCGCGGATTGTAGTAGGGAACAGCGGTTTTGTAGTTGAGCTGAGTTTTCAGCAGGGCAAAGCGCAGCGCTCGATCGCACTGGGCCACCATAGTGCCGTAGGCCAGCGAGTCGGCAGCTAAGGCGTCGGCAAAGTCCTGCTTGTACTCATCCACCGCCTCCTTAGAGAGATTGTGTACGGCTTTGGGCACAAACTGGCGGGGGCCGTGGGCCTGCAAAAACGCCAGCGGCAGCCGGTCGGAGTTGTCTTGAAGGATGTGCCGCCAGTCTACCTGGGGAAGGCCGCTGTGGACATCGTAGAACATGTCTTCAGGGCGATCGAAGTAGTTGGCCGTACTGGGCAACAAGTCGAAGTTGGCCACCAGGGTCTTGCCCTCGCCCCCCTGGCCGGGAATGCAAAACCCAATCAGGTACCAGTCCTGCTGACGACCCAGCTGGTCACGCCCCAGCAGGGGGTAGATTGGTTCGTACTTGCGATCCACTAGCCCGGTGTTGAACGTGCTGTATCTGCCATCCGCCGAAACCGCTACCTTACCCTCGTGCTGAAGCCGCACGAAGGTGTACTCCAGGTAGTTTTTCAGAATGGGATAGGAGAAAGCGCTGGGAGGCGTAGTGCCAAAAAACCACTGCTCCTCCAGGGCCAAACTCGCCAGCCGCCGATAGCTCTCCTCCTGGTTGGGAATGAAGGCGTAATGGTAAAGCGGCATTACGCTGCGTCTGGGGCGATCGCCCCCAGCCCCCACCCTGCGCACGGGGGGAGGCGACCGACGGGCCGGAGCGGCATCCGGGGTCAGGGCCGGGGCAGCTGTCCCCTGCTTGAGCCGAGCGTAGTACTGGGGTGGGTAGACCGACTCATCCCGCTGTAGTTCGATCAAGTCGGGGTGGGCCGCCAAAAAATTCTTGAATTTCTCAAACCCGTACTTTTGCACCGAGAACTGGGGGCAGCGCTTGTTCAACTCCAGCTTGAGGCTGGACAGGTGAGCCCAGTCATTGCTGGCGGAGACGCTGCGAAACGTCTCGCAGAGCAGGGTTTTCATATCGGCGGGCTGGTGCAGCCGGGCCTGGTTGTGGGGGCGATCGAAACTGATCAGGTCGGGGGCAGCCTCCAGCAGCTCGCTCAGCCGGGCAAAGCCGTACTGCTGGGCCGAAAAGCTCTTGTCCACGGTTCTCAGCGCGTTGCCCAGGGGAGCCAGATCTACCCAGGCGTCGCCCCGGTCTAGCTGACAAAAAGCCTGGTAGAGGTTGCGCCGCAGCCTAGGCGACAGACCCTTGTCGGGGGCTGGGTCACCGCCTGGGTTCGAGCTGACACTGGGTTTGGGAGACTTTTGTGCCGGAGGCCGCTCGGCGATCGGGGAGGAACTGGGGGATGGGCTTGCCTGTAGACCCTGTAGACCCTCGGCGGGGGGCGGGCCGGGGAGCCTGGAGCGCAGCGGCGACGCCTCCAAGCCCAGCAGAGAGCGAATCCAAGCCAGCAGCTTTTTAATTAGAGAACCCATTGCAATGCGGTGCCGTGGACTAACGCACAGATGACGTGCCGACCAACCCCCAGCGGTGAAGACCTAAAACACGCAGATTAGTTCAATGGTATAGTTTCTAACCTGTTTTGCGGGATATTTACCCGATTAGGTCATTTTCTATAGAAAATATCCCATCGGTTAAGGGCTGGCTGCAACCGTTCCCAGCGGAGCCTGCCTTCCTCCATGAGCCTGGTTATCGGCCGGACTGCCGATGGGCGGCATCGCGCCCGTCGCGGTCTAGTCGGGGGCCGCTGCATCCCCTAGGCCCGTGTTGTAGTTGACGGTTTGCGGCCTGCCGATCTGGATGTTGTGGGCCTCAAAGGCCTGGCGCACCGGCAGCCGAAACTCGCGGCCAACGATCCACTGCTCCACGGGGGCGGTCTTGAGCCAGACGCGCACGAGCATGCCGGTGTGGGAGAGGTCGTCAAGGCCGAGGGCGGTTGGCGGTCTAGCAGGCGATCGCCCCATTCCGGCTTCCGGTAGAGCCGTTCGCACACCTGCTGCAAAACACTGAGCACCTGTTTGGGGTCGTTCTCGTAGGCCATCACCCCAGAACAATCGACTCGCGACCACAGGCGCGTCAGGTTGCTGACATCGGTGATGGTGCTGTTGGGAATGGTGATCAGCTGACCCTCGCTGTTGCACAACTGCGTCACACGCAGGTTGAGGTTTTCGACCAGGCCGCTTTTCTCGCCAATCTGCACCCCATCGCCCACGCAAACTAATGTTTACAGAACAGGGTAAAGGGGCTATTGTTTTTATATCGATCGTCCAACATAAAAATTTTTGGTGATTGGGGTATCGTTTCAAAGCTGCTTAGAGGTTAGGCCGCAGCGCCTGAACGTGTATGCCCAAGATTGTTGACCATGACCAGTACCGCGAGGAGCTGTTAGATCAATGCTTTGACTTGTTTGCCAAAAAGGGCTATGCCGCGTTGACCATGCGCCAAATTGCCCAGGGGTTAGGGGTGTCTACGGGCACGCTCTACCACTACTTTCCCAGCAAGGAAGGATTGTTCGAACAACTGGTGCGCGAAACCACGCTGCGAGATATTCGAGGCGCGATCGCCGCCGCCAGTCAGCAAAACTGTGTTCTGAGTCGGGTGGCTGCGGCCCTTGAATATGTCGCACAGAATGAAGACTTTCTAAAGAAGCAAACGCTAATTTGGATTGAGTTTTATCAGCACCAGCACCGGGAGTGCGGCATACCAACCGAGGTATTTCATCGGGTTTGGCAGGAAAGCGAGCAACAGATAGCCGCCCTGGTGGGCTTAGACGATCCAAAGCTGATTGGCTTCTTAAGCTGTGCAATAGACGGCATTTTGCTGCACCGCATCTACGAACCACAGAATTGCTCGTTTCGAGACCACGCCAGCATGCTAGTAGAGATGGTCAAGCTCTATCTACGCGATCGCGGCAAGCTCATTTCAGCTGAGTGAGGTCAACCGTTAACTTGCTGACTAAGCTGCTTAACTGACAATAAAAATTGGCTCGTTGACGGGGTAGCTTCAATCAGCGGGGTAGCGTATAGTACACCAGTATAAATCCAGTGCGCTCCTGAAGTCGTTGACCCTACTCCTCGGATTCTCTGAACTACCATTAGGCAATGGCATCTGATGTCTATCGTGCAATCTGAGTCTAGCTGTCCTATGCTGCCAGTGAATATTTGCCAATCGCGCCGGGCGTTGGGGGCTGTCCTTGCTCTGTCGCTGGCCGTAGCGGCCTGTAGCCGCCCCCAGCCCGACGCCATGATGGGCGGCCCCCAGGCGGTGCCGGTGCAGGTGCAGGAGCTTCAGCCAGGCACCTTTGAAGAAAGCTCTGATTTTGTTGGGGCCTTAGAAGCTGAGCAGCGCATTGATCTCAAGCCCGAAGTCGATGGTCGAGTAACCCAGGTGCTGGTGAGTTCTGGCAGCGCGGTAAACCAGGGGCAGCCCGTGGTGCAGCTCAGCCCCGAGCAGACCCAGTCGGAGGTGGCGGCGGCCCAGGCGGCGGCCCAGGCGGCGGGCTTTGGCCGCGAGGCCGCCCGCGCCCAGGTCGATGCGGCTGAGGCCCAGTTCGCCCGCGCCCAGGCCGATGTCGAACTCGCCGCCGTTGAGTTTAGTCGCACCGAGCGCCTGGTGGGAGCAGGGGCGCTGAGCCGCCAAGATCTCGACAACGCCCGCAATCAGCTCAACGTCGCCCAGGCCGCCCAACGCCAGGCCTCAGACAATGTGCGAGCAGCCCAGGCCCAGCTGCAGCAGGCGCTCTCCACCTTTAATCAGTCCCAGGCCCAGGTCAATGTCAGTCAGGCAGACCTGGGCTTTAAGCAGGTGGTGGCCCCGGTCACCGGCCGCCTGGGGGACGTGAGCCTCAGGGTGGGCGATTTCGTGCAGGCGGGAGACACTCTGGCCACCATTACCCAAAATAGCGAGCTGTTTTTGCGCATTCAGGTGCCCACCACCCGAGCTAGCCAGCTGCGCACGGGCATTCCGGTAGAACTGCTGAGTCCTGATACCGGTGAACCATTGGCCACCGGCAGCGTTAGCTTTATTTCGCCAGAGGTCGATGGGGCAGGGCAGTCGATCTTGGTCAAGGCTCGCTTCCCCAACGATGCCGGAAATTTGCGCGACGGCCAGTTTGTGCGCGCCCGGCTGATCTGGAGCACCACCGCTACGCTGCTGGTGCCGACGGTAGCGGTGACCCGCATTGCCGGACAGAGCTTTGTATTTGTGGCCGTTGATGAAGCCCAGGAAGACGGTCAGACCATGCGAGTAGCCTCCCAGCGTCCGGTACAGCTGGGGCAAATTCAGGGGGGTAACTACCAGGTGATTGACGGTCTTACCGCTGGCGATGAGGTGATTGTGACCAACATTCTTCAGCTGCAAGACGGCAGGCCGATTGCCCCTGAGACCCAGACCTCAGCGACACCCTAGGGAGTGGGGCCCAGTTGTTGGTAGCGAATATGGTTAGGCGTCAGTACGGCGCAATGTGCGAAGGAATTTCTAAGGAAGTCCATCTCTTTAACCCCTTAAGCCCCCGGTATCTCATCCATGGCGCTGTTCTCCGTTGCCGATAACTTTATTCGTCGCCCGGTGCTCACCACCGTATGCACCCTGCTGATAGTGCTGGCGGGGGCGGTGGCGATTCCGCTACTGCCCATTGAGCAACTGCCTGAGATTGCCCCTTTGCAGATTCAGGTGGCCTCTAACTATACCGGGGCCGACGCCGAAACGGTCGAGAGCAACGTCACCACGGTGCTTGAGCGCGAGATCAACGGCGTGGAGGGCATGGAATACATTACCTCCAGCAGCACCAACACCGGCCAGAGCAGCATTAACGTGGTGTTTCAGCCGGGTCGAGACAAGGATTTGGCCCAGGTGAATGTGCAGAACCGGGTG
This region includes:
- a CDS encoding DUF3825 domain-containing protein, which gives rise to MGSLIKKLLAWIRSLLGLEASPLRSRLPGPPPAEGLQGLQASPSPSSSPIAERPPAQKSPKPSVSSNPGGDPAPDKGLSPRLRRNLYQAFCQLDRGDAWVDLAPLGNALRTVDKSFSAQQYGFARLSELLEAAPDLISFDRPHNQARLHQPADMKTLLCETFRSVSASNDWAHLSSLKLELNKRCPQFSVQKYGFEKFKNFLAAHPDLIELQRDESVYPPQYYARLKQGTAAPALTPDAAPARRSPPPVRRVGAGGDRPRRSVMPLYHYAFIPNQEESYRRLASLALEEQWFFGTTPPSAFSYPILKNYLEYTFVRLQHEGKVAVSADGRYSTFNTGLVDRKYEPIYPLLGRDQLGRQQDWYLIGFCIPGQGGEGKTLVANFDLLPSTANYFDRPEDMFYDVHSGLPQVDWRHILQDNSDRLPLAFLQAHGPRQFVPKAVHNLSKEAVDEYKQDFADALAADSLAYGTMVAQCDRALRFALLKTQLNYKTAVPYYNPRKNCLQLLLPLDLMSTGTVDCALVVDRPSVAQRYVGHTILPLGWVYSNARLICRLETHWLTPQESGGEFDAEPDEDDDEDG
- a CDS encoding carbon dioxide-concentrating mechanism protein CcmK encodes the protein MAIAVGMVETLGFPAVVEAADAMVKAARVTLVGYEKIGSGRVTVIVRGDVSEVQASVAAGVENVKRVNGGQVLSTHIIARPHENLEFVLPIRYTEAVEQFRESVSGIRPYGR
- a CDS encoding BMC domain-containing protein, with the translated sequence MQPDGKLASPLDLKPGAPKRLTLATPAPGQKEAQRRDRYRGAALGMVSTESFPAVVGTADAMLKAADVLLVGYEKTGGGHCTAIVRGGIADVRMAVEAGVQTAQEFGQFVSSSLIPRPLPNLEAVLPICARWDELRREGGGKLGSQAIGLLETRGFPAMVGAADAMTKSADVQLMSHEAIGEGLCTILIRGSLPNVAIAIEAGMHEAERIGELNAVMVIPRPLDDLVESLPVMQMEQEQPEPLRIPLNLEVKQEETAAEPVLIEAVEEAPQPIALELTVDETDLADEEL
- a CDS encoding ribulose bisphosphate carboxylase small subunit; this encodes MAIRTPAASPSQAWGSQSVSAPSSARVHALAQVQGQVLVEPGAVLAAGAVAQADAGATVRLGAASTLQEGATVYGRAQGRVLGDDRISYAVWVGDRAILTHKVLVQSPVYIGADCFIGFRSTLFNARLGAGCVVMMHALVQDVDVPPGKLIPSGSVITQQHQADALRDVSPTDIALVRELADLPGYGPPLGRSASSAALDTPAQSNERDGLGTMTSQLLSPDVVQRARQYLAQGLTIGTEHADSRRYRSGVWQTCNPIQSRRESEVLAALEACLSEHSGEYVRMFGIDPRAKQRVAPITIQRADGKPMAVGGGGTAASQASYSSTSHNGGYRPAPAPASASGPLSPEVVQQVRQYLNQGYRIGTEHADARRYSSNVWQTCSPIQSSREGEVFGALERCLAEHSGEYVRLFGIDPRAKRRIAPITIQRPGGPVGGGSSRSGGSSATSYAAASASGGSAQASGDVAQQVRQWLSQGYHVGAEHADARRYNSNVWQSCKTITSNREGDVLGAINTCMAEHPNEYVRVFGIDPRAKRRVAAVTVQRPGSKAAPAAPTASYSASGSTQAASNGAAPMGGLPQEVVQQVQQLFNQGYRLSLEHADARRYRSGAWQNAGRLEGSRASDILNALESQLRNHSGQYVRLIGIDPKVKKRVHEATIQRP
- a CDS encoding TetR/AcrR family transcriptional regulator, encoding MPKIVDHDQYREELLDQCFDLFAKKGYAALTMRQIAQGLGVSTGTLYHYFPSKEGLFEQLVRETTLRDIRGAIAAASQQNCVLSRVAAALEYVAQNEDFLKKQTLIWIEFYQHQHRECGIPTEVFHRVWQESEQQIAALVGLDDPKLIGFLSCAIDGILLHRIYEPQNCSFRDHASMLVEMVKLYLRDRGKLISAE
- a CDS encoding EutN/CcmL family microcompartment protein; this translates as MLLAKVRGTVVSTCKEPSLSGAKFLLVQLISETGDLLPDYTVAADVVGAGPGEWVLITQGSGARQHHGYENRPVDAAVIAIVDTVSLDSGNLYNKRDDVS
- a CDS encoding efflux RND transporter periplasmic adaptor subunit translates to MLPVNICQSRRALGAVLALSLAVAACSRPQPDAMMGGPQAVPVQVQELQPGTFEESSDFVGALEAEQRIDLKPEVDGRVTQVLVSSGSAVNQGQPVVQLSPEQTQSEVAAAQAAAQAAGFGREAARAQVDAAEAQFARAQADVELAAVEFSRTERLVGAGALSRQDLDNARNQLNVAQAAQRQASDNVRAAQAQLQQALSTFNQSQAQVNVSQADLGFKQVVAPVTGRLGDVSLRVGDFVQAGDTLATITQNSELFLRIQVPTTRASQLRTGIPVELLSPDTGEPLATGSVSFISPEVDGAGQSILVKARFPNDAGNLRDGQFVRARLIWSTTATLLVPTVAVTRIAGQSFVFVAVDEAQEDGQTMRVASQRPVQLGQIQGGNYQVIDGLTAGDEVIVTNILQLQDGRPIAPETQTSATP